The following coding sequences are from one Treponema parvum window:
- the feoB gene encoding ferrous iron transport protein B, producing the protein MMSIRIALAGNPNSGKTTLFNSLTGASQYVGNWPGVTVEKKEGKIKGSDTIVTDLPGIYSLSPYTLEEVVSRDYLIKDDPDAVLNIVDSTNIERNLYLTTQILELGKPVVIALNMIDALKKSGGKIDTAKLSSELGCKIVETSALHGTGVKEAAKAAAQKSSAPSACFSADVEAAIKEMTAVLPSSIDDVLKRWYAIKLLERDKVVLDQLKLGKNELEKAEAISKKLEDLKNDDIESIITNERYNYITGIVSRCVKKSGKKLTRSDRIDQIVTNRWLGIPIFLLVMWGVYYVSVTTIGTWLTDWTNDSFVAGLQEIVQGWMEGAGVNEILIDCIVNGIMGGLGAILGFVPQMAILFLLLSIIEDCGYMVRIAFVMDRIFRRFGLSGKSFIPLLISSGCGVPGIMASKTIENDNDRRLTIITTTWIPCGAKLPVIALMAGVLAGALTDLNEGNVAALMYATGLCSVLVSAVILKKTKPFHGEAAPFVMELPQYHLPQAKTVLLHTWERLRGFMIKAGTILFLACIVIWFLSSYGFGEEGFGLVDSPDSLMAVLGNAIRRIFIPLGFGGADGGWQAAASSIAGFSAKEAIVSTMGVLANVDEELVEEAGEVAVAIASWFPTAAAAMSFLVFNLLDSPCVAAIGVMASELKDRKWFWFAILFQNIWAYVIALCVYNYMMLAAGVFTAGTVAAIIFTVIILYMLFRKDPYKGMSFEVKRSVAAAV; encoded by the coding sequence ATGATGAGTATAAGAATTGCATTAGCGGGTAACCCGAACAGCGGAAAAACGACTTTGTTTAACTCTTTGACCGGTGCCAGTCAGTATGTAGGAAACTGGCCGGGAGTTACTGTTGAAAAGAAGGAAGGAAAGATAAAGGGAAGCGATACGATCGTAACGGATCTTCCCGGTATTTATTCTCTTTCTCCGTATACATTGGAAGAAGTGGTGAGCCGTGATTATCTTATTAAAGACGATCCGGATGCGGTTTTGAACATTGTGGATTCGACGAATATAGAACGCAACCTGTATTTGACGACACAGATTCTTGAATTGGGTAAGCCTGTGGTTATAGCGTTGAACATGATCGACGCTTTGAAAAAATCAGGTGGCAAAATCGATACTGCAAAACTTTCATCCGAACTGGGATGTAAAATTGTTGAAACTTCGGCCCTTCACGGAACGGGAGTAAAAGAGGCTGCTAAGGCCGCCGCACAGAAATCTTCCGCACCGTCAGCCTGTTTCAGCGCCGACGTGGAAGCCGCCATTAAAGAGATGACAGCCGTTCTTCCTTCTTCGATCGATGATGTTCTTAAAAGATGGTATGCCATTAAATTGCTTGAACGCGACAAGGTTGTACTCGACCAGTTGAAGCTCGGCAAGAACGAACTTGAAAAAGCGGAAGCCATTTCTAAAAAACTTGAAGACTTAAAAAACGATGATATCGAGTCGATCATTACGAACGAGCGCTATAACTATATCACCGGCATCGTGAGCCGATGTGTAAAAAAATCCGGCAAAAAACTCACGCGATCCGACAGAATCGACCAGATAGTAACGAACCGATGGTTGGGTATTCCCATATTCCTGCTTGTAATGTGGGGCGTTTACTATGTTTCGGTTACTACGATAGGCACATGGCTTACCGACTGGACTAACGATTCTTTCGTGGCGGGGCTGCAGGAAATCGTTCAGGGCTGGATGGAAGGCGCCGGCGTAAATGAAATTCTTATTGACTGTATCGTAAACGGAATTATGGGCGGACTCGGCGCTATCTTAGGCTTTGTGCCTCAAATGGCCATTCTGTTCCTTTTGCTTTCTATAATTGAAGACTGCGGCTACATGGTTCGCATAGCCTTCGTTATGGACCGTATATTCAGAAGATTCGGTCTGTCGGGCAAAAGTTTTATTCCGCTTTTGATCTCTTCAGGCTGCGGCGTTCCGGGCATCATGGCTTCAAAGACCATCGAAAACGACAACGATCGCCGTCTTACCATAATCACTACGACGTGGATTCCCTGCGGTGCAAAATTGCCTGTAATAGCCCTTATGGCGGGAGTTTTGGCCGGCGCTCTTACGGATCTTAACGAAGGAAATGTTGCCGCTCTGATGTACGCAACCGGACTTTGTTCCGTTCTTGTTTCCGCAGTTATCCTTAAAAAGACGAAACCGTTCCATGGCGAAGCCGCTCCGTTTGTAATGGAATTGCCCCAGTATCATCTTCCGCAAGCTAAGACGGTTCTTTTGCACACTTGGGAACGCTTACGCGGCTTTATGATAAAAGCGGGAACCATATTGTTCCTTGCCTGTATCGTAATTTGGTTCTTGTCCAGCTACGGCTTCGGTGAAGAAGGATTCGGGCTTGTTGATTCTCCTGATTCGCTGATGGCGGTTTTGGGCAATGCTATTCGCCGCATCTTCATACCGCTGGGCTTCGGCGGAGCTGACGGCGGTTGGCAGGCTGCCGCTTCTTCTATTGCAGGATTTTCCGCTAAAGAAGCGATAGTAAGCACTATGGGCGTTCTTGCCAACGTGGATGAAGAGCTTGTAGAAGAAGCCGGCGAAGTTGCCGTCGCTATAGCTTCATGGTTCCCGACCGCTGCAGCCGCGATGAGCTTCCTCGTGTTTAACCTTCTTGATTCTCCGTGTGTGGCAGCTATAGGTGTAATGGCGAGCGAACTTAAAGACCGCAAATGGTTCTGGTTTGCCATTTTGTTCCAGAATATTTGGGCTTATGTGATTGCGCTTTGTGTGTACAACTATATGATGCTTGCGGCAGGCGTGTTTACCGCAGGAACTGTAGCGGCGATCATCTTTACGGTTATAATCTTGTACATGCTTTTCCGAAAGGATCCGTATAAGGGAATGTCTTTTGAAGTGAAGCGTTCCGTAGCCGCTGCGGTTTAA
- a CDS encoding FeoA family protein, with translation MKTLRDIPVGSTAKVKQLHGGGALKRRLMDMGITNGSELFVRKVAPLGDPVEITIRGYELSVRKDDADCVEMV, from the coding sequence ATGAAAACTTTACGCGACATTCCTGTCGGTTCGACTGCTAAAGTAAAGCAGTTGCATGGCGGCGGCGCTCTGAAGCGGCGTCTTATGGATATGGGGATAACAAACGGCAGCGAGCTGTTTGTCAGAAAAGTGGCTCCACTGGGAGATCCTGTAGAGATCACTATACGCGGGTATGAATTGTCCGTACGAAAAGATGATGCGGACTGTGTTGAAATGGTTTGA
- a CDS encoding FeoA family protein, protein MPLTVVSQGSLVKVKRIGGSAAVKQHLNELGFNVGTEVTVVSVLDGSLIVKVKESRIALDSNLAGKIFCA, encoded by the coding sequence ATGCCTTTAACGGTCGTGTCGCAAGGTAGTTTGGTAAAAGTTAAAAGAATCGGCGGCAGTGCGGCCGTAAAGCAGCATCTGAATGAATTGGGATTTAACGTGGGAACGGAAGTTACGGTCGTATCCGTTTTAGACGGAAGTTTGATCGTAAAAGTTAAGGAATCCCGCATTGCGCTGGACTCTAATTTGGCGGGAAAGATATTTTGTGCATAA
- a CDS encoding ABC transporter permease translates to MKQQKDLFQKDYTQLLVFFLPMAFLCVFLFWPLANTFLRAFMKTGNKFNLDSLSLAGFTKFFTSALYKRSLKNSFIVGFSVTLLSLLVGLPMGYFVARVKMPAKKLMLSLGVLPIIMPSFVGAFSWIILLGRQGIVRHFFNLILAPLGITLPPVYGLFGMIFCMTMTYYPFVFMLCEGAFASANALLEDSAMLMGASRAYIFRTITFPLILPSLGAAALLVFVRSIGNFGIPAVIGGDEYVLPTLIYFRVNGFWDINGAASIAVVNVVITGIVLFLQKYVVSRRKYETISATHAKIKTHTHPVIRVIAMIYCLIILLISLAPQFTIIIMSFFEKWSGLLPEKFTFTNYTIIPQKSHNELFNSFYLSVCATLFTAILGSIIAYITERKKPKGGAILDMAIMAPFILPGTVVSVALISAFSGRAVISLGGTYTIIIISYMIRRTPYVYRSVSANLTQLNPALEEASTIAGAHWIYTFLKVSVPLILPGIVSGSILTFSTLLQELSTTILLYGAKTRTVPVQIYGAVADGALGEASALSVILLIIVFLIVYSANKLQKSNLSSGFKLG, encoded by the coding sequence ATGAAGCAACAAAAAGATCTGTTTCAAAAAGATTACACACAACTGTTGGTGTTTTTTCTTCCGATGGCATTTTTGTGCGTGTTTTTATTTTGGCCGCTTGCGAATACGTTTTTACGCGCGTTTATGAAAACGGGCAATAAATTTAATCTTGACAGCTTGAGCCTAGCGGGGTTTACGAAATTTTTTACAAGCGCTTTATATAAGCGGAGTTTAAAAAATTCGTTTATTGTCGGTTTTTCGGTAACATTGTTGTCGCTGCTGGTAGGTTTGCCGATGGGGTATTTTGTCGCGCGCGTGAAAATGCCCGCAAAAAAACTCATGCTTTCTTTGGGCGTTCTGCCGATAATCATGCCGTCGTTTGTCGGCGCATTTTCATGGATCATCTTACTTGGGCGTCAAGGCATCGTACGCCATTTTTTTAATTTGATTCTTGCTCCTTTAGGTATAACGCTGCCGCCTGTCTACGGGCTGTTCGGTATGATTTTCTGCATGACGATGACTTACTATCCATTCGTTTTTATGCTGTGTGAAGGGGCTTTCGCATCGGCAAACGCGCTGCTTGAAGATTCCGCAATGCTCATGGGCGCTTCCCGCGCATATATTTTTCGTACGATCACATTTCCGCTCATCCTTCCAAGCTTGGGAGCTGCAGCTCTGCTCGTATTCGTGCGTTCGATCGGAAACTTCGGTATACCAGCCGTCATCGGCGGCGACGAATACGTGCTGCCGACGCTTATCTATTTCCGCGTAAACGGTTTTTGGGATATCAACGGCGCGGCATCCATCGCGGTTGTAAATGTCGTCATTACCGGCATCGTTTTATTCTTGCAAAAGTATGTCGTTTCAAGGCGAAAATATGAAACGATAAGCGCAACTCATGCGAAGATCAAAACTCATACGCATCCGGTTATCCGCGTCATCGCGATGATATATTGTCTTATCATATTGTTGATTTCGCTTGCGCCGCAATTTACGATTATCATAATGTCGTTTTTTGAAAAATGGTCGGGCTTGCTTCCTGAAAAATTTACTTTCACGAATTACACAATCATTCCTCAAAAATCGCATAATGAATTATTTAATTCGTTCTATCTTTCGGTTTGTGCAACGCTGTTCACCGCTATACTGGGAAGCATAATTGCCTATATAACCGAGCGGAAAAAACCGAAAGGCGGCGCAATACTTGATATGGCGATAATGGCCCCATTTATTTTGCCTGGTACGGTAGTTTCGGTTGCGCTCATTTCGGCGTTCAGCGGACGCGCCGTTATTTCACTTGGCGGTACATATACGATTATAATAATTTCATACATGATTCGGCGAACTCCTTATGTGTATCGTTCCGTTTCCGCAAATTTAACGCAGCTAAATCCTGCGCTTGAAGAAGCGTCAACCATTGCCGGCGCGCATTGGATTTACACTTTTTTAAAAGTAAGCGTTCCGCTGATCCTGCCCGGTATTGTAAGCGGCTCGATTTTGACTTTTTCAACGCTGCTGCAGGAATTGAGTACGACAATTTTACTGTATGGCGCAAAGACGCGTACCGTTCCCGTACAGATTTACGGCGCGGTTGCCGACGGCGCGCTCGGTGAAGCAAGCGCATTATCGGTCATCTTGCTTATCATAGTATTTTTAATCGTATACTCTGCAAATAAACTGCAAAAAAGCAATTTGTCATCGGGATTTAAACTCGGTTGA
- a CDS encoding ABC transporter ATP-binding protein produces MSLSLSYDKINKIFDKGSPNEVHALKDVSFTVEPGELFCLLGPSGCGKTTLLRSTAGLESITGGHILYGGNDMTSIPPFKRNIGMVFQSFALYPHMSIFENVAYGLRVRKIPNDEIKRKVTEVMELVGLQDELKRNPSPTALSGGQQQRVAIARALVYDPDLLLLDEPLANLDAKLRRYMRAEIRRIQKATNITTLFVTHDQEEAMAIGDRLAVFKKGVVEQIGTSDELYTKPQNAFVANFIGKMNFFHGKLTPNGAVLDYGGIKVDVQKARRYVSSSVSDGADVVVGARPEQLSVSSKKTADSIPGEVKIIQHLGQFVRYEVELPKEISKVPVEVDMPHMESAIRELDTAYVSIKSDLAYLYLHDGEDE; encoded by the coding sequence ATGAGTCTCAGTCTCAGTTACGATAAAATTAATAAAATATTCGATAAAGGTTCGCCCAATGAAGTTCACGCCTTAAAAGATGTAAGCTTTACTGTAGAACCCGGCGAGCTTTTTTGCCTGCTCGGACCTTCAGGCTGCGGTAAGACAACCCTTCTGCGGAGTACGGCGGGCCTTGAATCCATAACCGGCGGACATATTTTATACGGCGGTAATGATATGACTTCCATTCCTCCGTTCAAGCGGAATATCGGAATGGTGTTTCAAAGCTTTGCGCTGTATCCGCACATGAGCATATTCGAAAATGTTGCGTACGGTTTGCGCGTTCGAAAAATTCCGAACGATGAAATAAAGCGCAAAGTCACCGAAGTTATGGAACTCGTCGGTTTGCAGGATGAATTAAAACGAAACCCCAGTCCGACGGCGCTTTCGGGAGGCCAGCAACAGCGGGTTGCAATCGCGCGCGCTCTCGTATACGATCCCGACTTACTTCTCCTCGATGAACCCTTGGCAAACCTCGATGCGAAACTGCGCCGCTATATGCGCGCTGAGATACGCCGTATCCAAAAAGCGACTAATATAACTACGCTTTTTGTAACTCACGATCAGGAAGAAGCAATGGCCATAGGAGACCGTCTGGCTGTTTTCAAAAAAGGCGTCGTCGAGCAGATAGGTACGTCGGATGAATTATATACAAAGCCGCAAAATGCCTTTGTCGCAAATTTTATAGGAAAAATGAATTTTTTCCACGGCAAACTTACGCCGAACGGAGCGGTTCTGGACTACGGCGGCATAAAGGTTGACGTACAAAAAGCAAGGCGGTATGTTTCTTCATCCGTATCCGACGGAGCCGATGTTGTTGTCGGAGCGCGTCCTGAGCAGCTTTCGGTGTCTTCTAAAAAAACTGCCGACAGTATTCCCGGTGAAGTTAAAATTATTCAGCATCTCGGTCAATTTGTGCGTTATGAAGTCGAACTGCCGAAGGAAATTTCAAAAGTACCCGTTGAAGTCGATATGCCGCACATGGAATCTGCAATCCGTGAACTTGATACGGCATATGTTTCCATAAAATCGGATCTGGCATACCTCTACCTGCATGACGGAGAAGACGAATGA
- a CDS encoding extracellular solute-binding protein has protein sequence MKKILFAVLACTLLSGAVFSKGGNDKADEPPKELVVWSAASEDEAQALVAAFTKLHPEISTSIIRAGSGELLTRLNAEQPRPSGDVLMGIARESFDMAYELFRPYKTANHANIGENVRDPVAVPKYYGFSMPLQALMVNTNLLKPEDYPKTWKDLINPKYKGEIVLANPTLSGSAYAQLYMWYKFYGEDFVRTIAQTVVFNTSSTAGPEAVARGEYAITATGEANIAKYMEKGNPVTFVYPSDGTGARFDASGIIDHGPNPKAAELFMDFLTSKEAYQIIYDTRGRRVVIDGIPGPKHLPSLDKIKLVEYNAKEAADMREELTSKFSDMMK, from the coding sequence ATGAAAAAAATTTTATTTGCGGTACTTGCCTGTACGCTTTTATCGGGCGCAGTATTTTCGAAAGGCGGAAACGACAAAGCTGATGAACCGCCTAAAGAACTTGTAGTGTGGAGCGCCGCTTCCGAAGACGAAGCGCAGGCTCTTGTAGCAGCGTTTACGAAATTGCATCCGGAAATTTCAACAAGCATTATACGGGCAGGTTCCGGGGAATTGCTTACAAGGCTGAACGCCGAACAGCCGCGTCCGAGCGGAGACGTTTTGATGGGTATTGCAAGAGAATCGTTCGATATGGCATATGAATTGTTCCGTCCGTATAAAACGGCAAATCATGCGAATATCGGCGAGAACGTTCGGGATCCGGTCGCTGTGCCGAAGTATTACGGGTTTTCAATGCCGTTGCAAGCTTTAATGGTAAATACCAATTTGTTAAAACCGGAAGACTATCCCAAAACATGGAAAGATCTCATAAATCCGAAATATAAAGGCGAAATAGTACTTGCAAATCCTACGCTTTCCGGTTCGGCATACGCACAGCTTTATATGTGGTACAAGTTCTACGGCGAAGATTTCGTAAGAACAATAGCGCAAACGGTAGTGTTCAATACGAGTTCTACGGCAGGTCCTGAAGCTGTTGCACGCGGCGAATATGCTATCACCGCCACAGGGGAAGCAAATATTGCAAAATATATGGAAAAAGGCAACCCTGTAACTTTCGTATATCCGTCCGACGGAACGGGCGCTCGTTTCGATGCGTCCGGCATCATCGATCACGGTCCGAACCCCAAAGCCGCCGAGCTTTTTATGGATTTTCTCACGTCAAAAGAAGCGTATCAAATCATCTACGATACGCGCGGACGACGAGTTGTTATTGATGGTATTCCCGGTCCGAAACATTTACCGTCGCTGGATAAAATCAAGCTTGTCGAATATAACGCGAAAGAAGCCGCCGACATGCGTGAAGAATTGACAAGTAAATTTTCCGACATGATGAAATAA
- a CDS encoding cache domain-containing protein: protein MKKRFSLRYKLIIIFGLLIALASAFEILLAVLSARKAVIEKVETHLVDKSTDVSRIIDGRIIAFWQFLEGIARMSMFTDASVSNAEKIRLLQNEVAFNAAIQELDFSELDGTLHSIGGSAQVGDREWFQSARSGKPFLSEPLFSKTTQKLIQVISVPIYNNNHQVIGVLSADIDGFWLSEQIKDLVVGKTGNCYIMGNSGIIIADKDAELIKNQANIIEQARTNETLTSTAAFLEHVLDTDESEIGYYTYEGESYIASFATMQTTDWSIIIRAPVDEFMGTVNTLRLSMIGIGAIVLFIALAVIYFVARAIIKPISVAVGALKDIAQGEGDLTVRLAVTGNDEITDMAEYFNQTISKIASSIKAVGQNSSVMEEIGNELASNMTETASAVHQINANIDGVKQQALTQSASVTETAATIEEIVHTINQLNSSIENQSASVTESSSAIEQMVGNIASIGQTLEKTDSVIKTLADATADGKSTVINSNSITQKIAEESGSLIEASTVIQNIASQTNLLAMNAAIEAAHAGEAGKGFAVVADEIRKLAEDSAEHGKTITNTLKILSNEIEALSDSSKTAEEKFNTIFNLAEQVKTMSDRVTEAMQEQENGSKEILAAIRNINTVTIEVKEGSEEMLKGGEGVAQEMRKLEELTRVITESMNEMAAGAIQINNAVQEVNEISQKNKTSIQSLATEVGKFRV from the coding sequence ATGAAAAAGAGATTTTCCTTGCGTTACAAACTCATCATTATCTTCGGTCTTTTAATCGCTCTGGCATCGGCATTTGAAATTTTGCTTGCAGTCCTTTCGGCTCGAAAAGCGGTCATTGAAAAGGTGGAAACGCACTTGGTAGACAAGTCAACCGATGTTTCTAGAATAATAGACGGTCGCATTATCGCATTTTGGCAATTCCTTGAAGGCATAGCGCGTATGTCTATGTTCACCGACGCTTCCGTTTCGAATGCGGAAAAAATCAGGCTGCTGCAGAACGAGGTTGCATTTAATGCGGCTATACAGGAATTGGATTTCAGCGAGCTTGACGGCACGCTCCATAGTATCGGCGGAAGTGCCCAGGTCGGCGATCGGGAGTGGTTCCAATCGGCGCGGAGCGGAAAACCGTTTCTTTCAGAACCGCTTTTTTCGAAGACGACACAAAAACTTATCCAAGTTATTTCCGTTCCAATATACAACAATAATCATCAAGTTATCGGTGTTCTGAGCGCCGACATTGACGGATTCTGGCTTTCAGAACAGATTAAAGATCTCGTTGTCGGTAAAACGGGCAATTGTTACATAATGGGTAACAGCGGTATCATTATTGCTGACAAAGATGCCGAGCTGATTAAAAATCAAGCGAATATTATCGAACAGGCGAGAACTAACGAAACACTTACTTCAACTGCCGCTTTTTTGGAACACGTTTTGGACACCGATGAAAGCGAAATAGGCTATTACACATACGAAGGCGAGTCTTACATAGCTTCTTTTGCGACTATGCAGACGACCGACTGGTCGATTATTATCCGCGCGCCGGTTGACGAATTTATGGGAACGGTGAACACGCTGCGTCTTTCAATGATAGGAATCGGTGCAATTGTTTTATTTATCGCCCTCGCCGTCATATATTTCGTTGCGCGCGCTATCATCAAACCGATCTCTGTCGCCGTAGGCGCCTTAAAAGATATTGCACAGGGCGAAGGCGATTTAACGGTTCGCCTGGCCGTAACCGGTAATGATGAAATCACCGATATGGCCGAGTATTTTAATCAGACTATATCCAAGATCGCTTCATCAATTAAAGCGGTAGGCCAAAACAGTAGCGTTATGGAAGAGATCGGAAACGAGCTTGCCAGCAACATGACCGAAACTGCAAGCGCAGTTCACCAAATAAACGCTAATATTGACGGCGTAAAACAGCAGGCTCTGACACAGTCCGCAAGCGTTACGGAAACCGCCGCTACGATCGAAGAAATAGTCCACACGATAAATCAATTGAACTCGAGCATAGAAAATCAGTCTGCGAGCGTGACGGAATCTTCTTCGGCAATCGAGCAGATGGTGGGCAACATTGCGTCCATAGGGCAGACGCTTGAAAAAACCGACAGCGTGATTAAAACTCTTGCAGACGCAACGGCCGATGGAAAAAGTACGGTCATTAATTCAAACAGCATAACTCAAAAAATTGCCGAAGAATCGGGCAGCTTAATTGAAGCGAGCACGGTTATTCAGAACATAGCTTCGCAGACAAATTTGCTTGCGATGAACGCCGCGATCGAAGCCGCTCATGCGGGCGAAGCGGGTAAGGGCTTTGCCGTCGTCGCGGACGAAATAAGAAAGCTCGCGGAAGATTCTGCAGAACACGGTAAAACGATAACCAACACTCTTAAAATTCTTTCAAATGAAATAGAAGCTCTGTCCGATTCATCCAAAACTGCAGAAGAAAAGTTCAACACTATTTTCAACTTAGCAGAACAGGTAAAAACAATGAGCGACCGCGTAACGGAAGCCATGCAAGAGCAGGAAAACGGCAGCAAAGAAATACTTGCCGCAATCCGAAACATAAATACCGTAACGATAGAAGTAAAAGAGGGCTCTGAGGAGATGCTTAAAGGAGGGGAAGGGGTTGCTCAAGAGATGAGAAAACTGGAAGAGCTGACAAGGGTTATCACGGAGAGCATGAACGAGATGGCTGCAGGGGCCATTCAGATAAACAACGCTGTACAGGAAGTAAACGAGATCTCTCAAAAAAATAAGACTAGCATTCAAAGTTTGGCGACAGAAGTCGGAAAGTTTAGGGTGTAA
- a CDS encoding flavodoxin has protein sequence MSKVAIVYASTTGNTEAMANAIKEGAGVVDIFTAADTSADALAGYDVLILGSPAMGAEVLEDSMEALFSDLEGKIAGKKVALFGSYDWGDGQWLRDWADRVKAAGAVLIGEPLQIQLTPDDSGLESCRAFGKAAASA, from the coding sequence ATGAGTAAGGTTGCTATCGTTTATGCAAGTACTACGGGGAATACCGAAGCTATGGCAAACGCCATAAAAGAAGGCGCAGGCGTAGTTGATATTTTTACGGCGGCTGACACGAGCGCCGACGCTCTCGCCGGATACGATGTTTTGATTCTCGGAAGCCCCGCTATGGGCGCCGAAGTGCTTGAAGATTCCATGGAGGCTCTCTTCAGCGACCTTGAAGGAAAGATCGCCGGTAAAAAAGTCGCCTTGTTCGGTTCTTACGATTGGGGCGACGGACAGTGGCTCAGAGACTGGGCGGATCGCGTAAAAGCTGCGGGTGCGGTTTTAATAGGCGAGCCTTTGCAGATCCAACTGACTCCGGACGACAGCGGACTTGAATCTTGCCGTGCTTTCGGCAAGGCTGCCGCATCTGCATGA
- a CDS encoding DUF3793 family protein — protein sequence MSLEQVVICHCGPVLTGIKVANLISCSLKDFPDLENDIAALKNRCASFGLECRIICRYSGFFLVFVYNRCELETVFKDTDVFEYMERLGYKMDGVESLIDQLSLCLKIRKTFPHEIGVFLGYPLEDVEGFVENCGKNFKISGYWKVYGDMERAMAVFKQYDCCRKKCLMMAVKGFCIEDVIRSADLKFA from the coding sequence ATGTCTTTAGAGCAGGTAGTCATATGTCATTGCGGCCCCGTCTTAACGGGAATAAAGGTTGCAAATCTTATAAGCTGTTCTTTAAAAGATTTTCCCGATTTGGAAAACGACATAGCCGCCCTTAAAAACAGGTGCGCATCCTTCGGTTTGGAATGCAGAATCATATGCAGATATTCGGGTTTTTTCCTTGTATTTGTATACAACCGATGTGAGTTGGAAACCGTTTTTAAAGATACGGATGTTTTTGAGTACATGGAGAGATTGGGATATAAGATGGACGGCGTTGAGTCCCTTATAGATCAATTATCCTTGTGTTTGAAAATACGGAAAACCTTTCCGCATGAGATCGGCGTGTTCTTAGGCTATCCTTTAGAGGATGTCGAAGGTTTTGTTGAAAACTGCGGTAAGAATTTTAAGATTTCAGGCTATTGGAAGGTCTACGGCGATATGGAAAGGGCTATGGCCGTTTTTAAGCAATACGATTGTTGCCGTAAAAAATGCCTGATGATGGCCGTAAAAGGTTTTTGTATAGAAGACGTTATCCGCTCGGCGGATTTAAAATTTGCTTAA
- a CDS encoding metal-dependent transcriptional regulator: MYESREDYLETVLMLQQQNGFVRSVDIANHLKVSKPSVSRAMDILSEGGYITFGLGNMIKLTEEGEKKARSVYGRHIMLTDFFVKITGVSREQAEENACRVEHAIDRDIENGIRKWLEENK; this comes from the coding sequence ATGTATGAATCCCGAGAAGATTATCTTGAGACAGTATTGATGCTTCAGCAGCAGAACGGCTTTGTCCGTTCCGTAGATATCGCAAATCATTTAAAAGTCTCAAAACCCAGCGTGAGCCGTGCGATGGATATACTTTCCGAAGGTGGATACATCACGTTTGGACTCGGAAATATGATAAAGCTTACGGAAGAAGGCGAAAAAAAAGCCCGCTCGGTTTACGGCCGGCATATCATGCTCACGGATTTTTTTGTAAAAATAACGGGCGTATCCCGAGAGCAGGCGGAAGAAAATGCCTGCCGCGTAGAACACGCTATCGACCGTGATATTGAAAACGGCATTCGTAAATGGCTTGAAGAGAATAAGTGA